The region GCGGCAGGATCACATGGCGCACGGTCCTCCAATACCCCAGTCCCAGGGCGCGGGAGGCTTCCATCTGACCAGCGGGCAGCGCGGCGATCGCACCGCGTATGGCCTCGCCCAGGAAAGCCGCTTCGTAGACGATGAGCGCCGCGACCACGGTCACCGACGCCGGCGCGTCGAATCCCGTCATCAAGGGCAGCACGAAGTAAGCCCAGAAGATGAGCAGAAGCAGCGGAATGCCCCGGATCACGTAGACGTAGACAGCGGCTACGCGCCGTACCGGCTTCCAGGCCGAGCCCCGCGCCAGCGCGACCAGGATGGCTAATGGAAACGCCAGCATCAATGCCGCCAGGGACATGAGCAGCGTCAACGCGATACCGCCCAAGGGGCCGTGAGGCGCCTGGCCGATCAACAGGGACAGGCCGAAGCGGTCGAGAATATCCAGCATAGCGTTACCTCGTAGCCAGGCGATTTTGCAGCCACTCGCCGCAAGCCATCAGGCTGAGGGTGCAGGCGAGATACAGCACAGTGGGAACAAGGTAGGACGCGAAGGTCGCATACGTTGCGCCGTCGACTTGCCGGGCGATGTACATCATTTCCGCGACGCCTATTGCCATTGCCAGGCTGGTCGCCTTGAACAGGCTGACGGCCTGATTGATCAGGGCCGGCAGCGACGCCCGCACGGCCTGCGGCATCAGCACCCGGCGCAGGGTCGTCACATAGCTCAATCCCAGTGCCCTGGCAGCTTCGTATTGGCCGTTCGGCACCGCACGAAAACCACTGCGCAGGTCTTCCGAAATATAAGCGGCCGCGTTCAACGTCAGCGCGACGACGGCGAAGAAGAAACCGGTCAGATGCTCGTCGGTCCACCCTGTCCAGGACTGCGGGAACAGCTGCGGGATACCGAAATACCAGACCATGAATTGCACGATCGCTGGAACATTGCGGTGGTAGCCGACGAACACTTGCACGAGTAGCGACGGCACTCTGCCGACGAAGTGCAGCGATGCCAGGATCGCACCCAGCAGAAACGCGCCGACCGCGGAGCATGCGAAAAGCTGCAGGGTCACACCCAGGCCTTGCAGGAATAGCAGCATGACATCGCGCTGGTGCAGGATGTCAAAGGTGGTAGAGGAAAACATGATGACTCCCTGCCAGTTCCCGGGACGGCGACGTCGTCCCGGGCTTATCCGATTACTGGGACTGGATCTGTGCCAACGGGGTCACTTTGCGTTCGCGCTTGAGTTTGTATTCCGTTTCCGGGCCAAACCACTTGTCCCAGATCACCTGAAGTTTTCCCGAGGTTTCCAGTTCGTCCAGGGCTTTATTGACGGCATCCAGCAAGGCGGTCTCGCCCTTCTTCACACCGATGCATTCCGGTTCCCAGTGCAGCACCTCGTCCATGAAGACGACGCCGCCTTGCGAACGATTCCTGAAGCCGATGCCCGCTCCCTGCGAGATGGCCATGGCCTGCACCTTGTTCTGCTGCAACGCAAGATAGGCGGCTGGACCGTCATCGAAGGTCATCACTTCAGTGTCCTTCAGCGTCTGGCGCGCGAACAACTCCGGCGTCGACGCCCGTATCGCGCTGACCTTCTTGCCTTTGAGGTCGGAAAAATTCTTGTAGGGACCATCCTTCTTCACCAGGAGTGGGATCGGCGTCTGGTAATAGGCAGAGGAAAAGTCCACCTGCTTGGCGCGATCGGCCGTGTAGCCCAAAGCCGCCGCCACGATGTCGACACGGCCCGTGCTGACGGCCGGAATGCGCGCGGCAACGGAAACCGTATTGATCTGCAATTGCACGCCCAGACTGTCGGCGATGGCGGCGCAGATATCCACGTCGAAGCCGGCAGGTTTGCGCGTCGCCGGATCTTCGAAACCCAGCGGAACCAGGTCACCGAACACCCCGCATACCAGGACCTTCTTCGCCTTGATGTCCGCCAGTTGGTCGGCCGACGCCGCGCCGCAGATTGCGAAGGTCAACAAAGCGGCGGTGATGATTTTTTTCATTGATATTCCCCTTGGAAGGTTGTTGCACGACGATTGAATGTTGTTGGACGAGGTTGAACCTGCTCGAACGAGGTCCGGTCAGGTCAGGACACGGCAAGCTTCAAGAATGCGTTGGCAGGCCTTTTCGATGATTTCCATCGATGTGGCGAAGGAAATGCGGAAGGCAGGTGAAACGCCGTAGGCGGCGCCTTGCACGGTGGCAACCTTGAATTCGTCCAGCAGGTACATGACGAAGTCGCTGTCGTTGCCGATTACCTTGCCGGCAGGCGTGCGTTTGCCTATGAGGGCCGCGCAGGACGGATAGACGTAAAACGCGCCAGCCGGTGTCGGGCACGTCAGCCCGTATTGGCCGTCCAGTTTTCGCACGATGTAGTCGCGGCGGCGTTGATACTCCGTGCGCCAGGCGTCGAAGAAATCCAGCGGCGCCTGCAAGGCGGCGATCGCCGCGGCCTGGCTGACAGCCGCGGGATTACCGCTGGTTTGCGACTGTAGTTTCTCCATGGCCTTGATGAGGTCGCGCGGTCCGGCGGCGTAGCCGATACGCCAGCCCGTCATCGCGAAGGTCTTGGACACGCCGTTGACGGTGAGCGTGCGATCCGCCAGTTGGGGATTGACCTGAGCGAAGGTCGCGTAGGGCACATCGTCGAAGCGAACGTGTTCGTAGATGTCGTCCGTCAATACGCGTACGTGCGGATGACAGGCCAATTCTTCACCCAGGCCGCGCAGTTCGTCTTCGGTGTAGATGGCGCCGCTGGGATTGTTGGGCGAATTCAGGACCAGCCACTTGGTGCGCGGGGTAATGGCGGCGCGCAACTGGGCTGGCGACATCTTGAAATTGGTCGCGGCATCGGTCGGTATGAATACCGGCTTGCCGCCATTGAGCTTGACGATGTCGGGATAGGAAACCCAGTATGGCGCCGGCACGATCACTTCATCGCCGGGGTTTACCGAGCAGGTGAATGCGTTGTACAGCACCTGCTTGGCGCCGGCGCCGACCGACACTTGATCGGGGGTAACCTGCAGGCCGTTTTCACGGGCGAACTTTTCGCAGATCGCACGCTTCAAGGCCAGCGTTCCATCGACTGCGGTGTAGCGCGTCTCGCCGGCCAGCAGAGCCTTGTAAGCCGCTTCGATAATGAATGGCGGCGTAGGGAAATCAGGCTCGCCGGCAGCCATATTGCAAACATCCTGCCCCTCGGCGATAAGCGCCTTGGCACGATTCATGGCCGTGATACTGGGCGACGGCTGAATCAAGTCCAGCCGATCTGCTATCCATTGCATGACGTTAGATCCTAGTGAGATGTTGGGCCGTACTGTGCGGCGGGCTCAATAGGATCGTCAATGGAATAATCGGCGCCGATCAGATTCCACGAAGGAATCTGATCGGCGTTCTCCCTATGACCGAACTGCGGTAAATCCTGAGATGGTTCTGCGAGCGTGCGAGAAAACCCCTACGACCACCAGCGCAGCGCGATCAAGGCCAGGGTGACGGTGATTGCTCCGCCGATGCGCGTCGCCACCTGCGCGAAGGGCATCAGTTCCAGGCGGTTGGCCGCCGTCAATATCGCCAGATCGCCCGTGCTGCCCTGGCCGCTATGGCAGGCGTTGACCACCGCTGCTTCCACGGGATACATGTTCAGCCATCGCGCCGTCACGAAACCGCTGGCCATCAACGTGGCGACGGTGGCCGCGATGGTGATCAGGTTGGGCACGGTGAAGGCGCCGATAAGCTCCTGCCACGGGGTCAGCGCGACACCCACCGCGAACAACAGCGGATAGTTCACGCAGGTCGCGAAAAATCGATAGACCCGATACGCGCCATTCTCCATGTCCGGCGGCAACAACCTGCCCACTTTCAGAAGCACGGCGAACAGCAGCATCAGCACCGGCGCGGGAAAGTGGTATAGCTGCTGGACGACATATCCGACCATGTACAGGCATACGGCCAGCATCGTCGCTACGCCTACCGTCGCCACCTCGATTGGGCCCGATGCGCTGGCTTGTGTCATGACGACGGACTCACCTGAGATGGGCGCACCAGCCTCCAGCTTCACCAGCTTGCCGTTTCCGGTCAGCGACGGATAACGCTTGCCCACCGAGTCCAGCAAGCCCGACATCAAGATGGCGCTCAGGCTGCCCAACATCACCGCCGGCAACACCTGTGCGAACAACAGTCCCTGCTCATGGCCCAGTACCGCGGCATAGCCGATCGACAGCGGAATCGCCCCCTCGCCCACGCCACCCGCCATGATGGGAACCACGATGAAGAAGAAAGTCTTCCACGCGCCTATGCCCAGCAGCGTTCCCACCAACGTCCCGACGATGGCCGCGCACACCGATCCGATACCCAGCGGCACCACCACGCGCAGAAAGCCCTGTATCAACACGCGCCGGTTCATCCCCAGAATGCTGCCGACGATGATGGTGGCGATACACAGATAGAGAAAATTGCTCTGCTTCGTCCAGCTGGTGACAGCGTTGGTGAATTCATTCGGCAGCACGCCGTAGTACACCAGCGCTGAAGGAATGAAGGTGGCGAAGATCGATGCCCCGCCGAACTTGCGCACGAAAGGCGTGCGCTTGCCGAGCTCCGCGCACGCGAAGCCGCCAACGGGCAACAACATGATGGCCGTCACGATATCCCCCGGCACCTTGCGCAAGGCATACAGCACCGTCAGCACCACCACCATCATCACGAACAGCGGAACCGGAATGATGCCGATACGCCAGGACATGAGTGTCCACCAGCCCGACCGCGCCGTATCACCATCCTTGTCCACAACCCTGCCCAGGACTGACGCCCCGGCTACCACTTGTGTGCTTTCCACGCTTTCCATACCAGTCTCCAAGCTGCATCTTTTTTTAATAATTCCGGGCCATCCGCATTGGCCAGGAACGACCATACGCACGTCTCAAGAGCGTCAAAAGACCATATAAGCTCCGCCAAATTTTTCCGAGTGCACATCGAGATATCGCAGTGGTGGCGCCCTCGACGCTACGCTGCGAACACGCATCTCTTTGCATCAGACGTTGCGTGCCGCGCTAGACGACGGGTTTGCGTGAGCAGAATGTCCTCGCGCGTACCCACGCCCCCCGCTGCCATGCGCAGGATGCCTGAGGGATGGGCACTCAGCAATTCGTCGTTGCCGCATTGCGGCAGGCGCGCGTGCGTCGTCAGCAGGGGCGGGAACGCGCAAGGCCCGGCGCAACTACCTGCCAGGTGTTAAGGAAACGGCGCGATGTGACATGACCAACGGAGATCATGCGTACAGAATGTGAACGGGCTGCGAAGCAGCCCGTTTTCCGTGCATCCGAGTCAGCCGTGCTACTCGGTCTCGTCCTGGTTGACGCCTTCAAGACCGTCCGCGAATCTGCCCATGAGCTGGATGAGCGACTTCACATCGTCCTCTTCCCAATCCTGGAAGATCGCCCGGCCCATGCGCTCGCGCGCGGCATCGATCGCGTCGGTCATGGCTTTGCCCTTGGCGGTCACCGTCACGTGCCGCACGCGGCGGTCGATGGCACCCGGCTCGCTCTGCGTCAAGCCCAGACTTTCCAGCTTGCTTACCTGACGACTGACGGTGGTGTAGTCGCGGCCGACGCCGTCGGCGAGTTCGCCCACGCCGATGGGGCCTTTACGCTCGATCCGCACCAACAGCGGAAAGAGCGCGCGATCCAGCGTGATGCCCGCCGCGCGCACCATCGCCTCGTCGTTCTGAGGACGGTTCAGCACGACAGCGATGCGGATCATCGCGTCGTGCAGCGACCTTAGGTCCCGGCGCGATATATGTGTATCTTGCACTCTTTTCGGTTTTGTCATAGCATGCTCTCAATTATGTGCATCATACACTCAATAGGAGCCGTGATGACCTCGACCACTTCCCCTGATGTCCTGATCTGCGGCGCCGGCGCGGCGGGTCTCACGCTCGCGATCGACCTTGCAAGACGCGGTATTCGCGCCCGCATCATCGAAAAGCAGCCTAGCCCCTTCCAGGGTTCGCGCGGCAAGGGTATCCAGCCGCGCACCTTGGAGGTGTTCGAGGACCTGGGCGTGCTCGATCGCCTGGTGGCGACCGGCGGCTCCTACCCGCCGCAGCGCGTCCACGCAGCAGACGGCAGTTCCGTCGACTCGCCCATGATGGCAACCGCGCCCGGCACACCCGCGGAGCCCTTCCAGCAACCGCTGATGCTGCCGCAGTTCCTCACCGAACGCATCCTGCGCGAACGGCTCGCCGAACTGGGTGCCCACGTGGACTTCGGCTGCGAGCTGGTCGCTTTCGAGCAGGACGACGCGGGTGTCACGGTGCAACTGCGCGGCCCGCAGGGTGATGAGGTGCTGTGCACGCGCTACCTGGTGGGCGCGGACGGCGGCCGCAGTTTCGTGCGCAAGTGCCTCGGCATCGACTTCCCCGGCAAGACGCTGGGTGTACGGGCGGTGGTGGCCGACGTGGTGCTGACCGGCCTGGACCGCGACGCATGGCACCGCTTCCAGGACGGTGACCCAAAGCGCCAGTTGGCGATCTGCCCACTGGCGGGCACCGACTTGTTCCAGGTACAGGCGCCCATTCCCCCTGATATCGACGTTGACCTCTCCGCGGCCGGGCTGGCCGCGCTGGTCCGCGCGCGTACGGGCCGCGATGACATCCAGGTGCACACCGTCCATTGGGCCTCGGCCTACGAGATGAACGCGCGCCTGGCCGACCGCTACCGTGTGGGCCGCGCCCTGCTCGTCGGCGACGCGGGGCATATCCACCCGCCCACCGGTGGTCAGGGGCTGAATACCAGCGTGCAGGATGCGTACAACCTCGGTTGGAAACTCGCCGCGATAGCCGGCGGCGCAGCGGACGAACTGCTGGACACCTACGAGGCGGAACGGCGCCCCGTCGCAGCGCAGATGCTGGGACTGTCCACGCGCCTGCTGGACGAGGCCAAAGCCGGACAGATGCGGCGCGGACGCGAGGTGCAGCAACTCGATATCGGCTATCCCGCAAGCGCGTTGGCGCTGGAGCACCCGGCGCGTTCGGCCGGTGTACACGCCGGCGATCGCGCGCCGGACGCGCGCTTGATCGGCGCCGCCGGGCAGCCGCGGCGTTTGTTCGACCTGTTCCGTGGGCCGCATTGGACCTTGCTGGGTTTCGGGAGCCACAGCGCGGACATAGCGCCGCGCGCGGGTCTGCGCATACACCGGATCGGTGAGACCGACGAATTGCGCGATGACGCCGGACATTTCCGCGCGGCCTACGCGCCCAGAGACGGTGAATGGACGCTGGTGCGGCCAGACGGCTACATCGGCGCGATCATCGCCGCGCAGGACGTGAGCGAACTCGAAGACTATCTCGTCCGCTTGGGACTAGGACACGTGGGCACGACGGCCTCATAGGCACTCGTCACCGGCAACGGCGACATGCCGTGCCTTGCCGAGCCAAAGCCACAGGCACAGCCAAAGCCACACCCACACCCACACCCCCAATCACGCAGCGTGCAAGGCTGCAGCCGTCTTGAACAACGCGGGAACCAGCTCCGCCTCCACCCGCTTCGTCGAGTAGTCACCCATCGACGTGGCGACGCCGATCGCCACTTGCGCGCCCGAGGACACGGTAGCCAGAATGGCGACCGCGATCTGGTGCATATGAACCTGGTGCTCCGTGATCACATAGCCGTTGGTACGCGCCCGCGCAATTTGCGCCAGCAGCGTTTCCAGATCAGTCGTGGTGCGCGGCGTGAAAGCCAGCGGTGGCTGACGCTTGAAAATCGCACGCAGCTCATCGTCCGATGAAGTGGTCAACAACATGCGGCCACTCGCGTTGGACCAAGCCGGCAGACGCCGGCCCGGAAGCATTTCCGCCAGGGTCAGCTCATGACTGGGCAGACGCAGCAGGTAGACCATGTCGTCACCCCGCCGCACACTCAGGTTGACGGCCAGGCCGAACTGGTCGCGCAGCGTCGCAAGATGCGGCGCGACCTGTGCGATCAATGGATCGCCCTTCAAATACGAATGACCGAGTTCGACCGCCTTGGACGTCAGGCGCAGGCGCCGTGATGCCGGCTCGCGCACAAGGTAGCCCAACTTTTCCCAGGTATAGACGAAGCGCTGGGCGGCGCTCTTGCCCAGGCCGGTCATGTCAGCCAGTTCGGTCAGGCCAAGGTCGCCAGGCTTGCTGGCGAAGGCTTCCAACACGCGCATGGCGCGTTCGACGGCGGCCACATATAGCGCGTCTTTCTTCTCCGCGCCGTCGCCGCTCGCGTCTTCGTTCATGACATCGCTCACGGGTTTTCCTCCATTGCTGGCGCAACACGCCCATCGGTAGAATTACTATACGATAGTTTGTATCGTATGTCAATACTTAGCCCAAATGCACACTGAACTTTGCGATCGGCCGGCAACGGCACTCCGGCAGGAAATCCAGGCTGGCCACCTTAGCGCCCGAGAACTGATGGCCGCGCACATCGACCGCATCAGCCATTGCAACCCCCAGGTCAATGCGTTGGTAACGCTGGACCT is a window of Bordetella sp. N DNA encoding:
- a CDS encoding amino acid ABC transporter permease gives rise to the protein MLDILDRFGLSLLIGQAPHGPLGGIALTLLMSLAALMLAFPLAILVALARGSAWKPVRRVAAVYVYVIRGIPLLLLIFWAYFVLPLMTGFDAPASVTVVAALIVYEAAFLGEAIRGAIAALPAGQMEASRALGLGYWRTVRHVILPQALFNCLPSIVNQFIMIVKDTSLAYIVGAHEATFAATQINAQLLTQPLQVYLILAGIYFVLCYALSQLSKLLERRVTLRRNRPVAQAPLTEASA
- a CDS encoding amino acid ABC transporter permease, which gives rise to MFSSTTFDILHQRDVMLLFLQGLGVTLQLFACSAVGAFLLGAILASLHFVGRVPSLLVQVFVGYHRNVPAIVQFMVWYFGIPQLFPQSWTGWTDEHLTGFFFAVVALTLNAAAYISEDLRSGFRAVPNGQYEAARALGLSYVTTLRRVLMPQAVRASLPALINQAVSLFKATSLAMAIGVAEMMYIARQVDGATYATFASYLVPTVLYLACTLSLMACGEWLQNRLATR
- a CDS encoding transporter substrate-binding domain-containing protein, with the protein product MKKIITAALLTFAICGAASADQLADIKAKKVLVCGVFGDLVPLGFEDPATRKPAGFDVDICAAIADSLGVQLQINTVSVAARIPAVSTGRVDIVAAALGYTADRAKQVDFSSAYYQTPIPLLVKKDGPYKNFSDLKGKKVSAIRASTPELFARQTLKDTEVMTFDDGPAAYLALQQNKVQAMAISQGAGIGFRNRSQGGVVFMDEVLHWEPECIGVKKGETALLDAVNKALDELETSGKLQVIWDKWFGPETEYKLKRERKVTPLAQIQSQ
- a CDS encoding pyridoxal phosphate-dependent aminotransferase, translated to MQWIADRLDLIQPSPSITAMNRAKALIAEGQDVCNMAAGEPDFPTPPFIIEAAYKALLAGETRYTAVDGTLALKRAICEKFARENGLQVTPDQVSVGAGAKQVLYNAFTCSVNPGDEVIVPAPYWVSYPDIVKLNGGKPVFIPTDAATNFKMSPAQLRAAITPRTKWLVLNSPNNPSGAIYTEDELRGLGEELACHPHVRVLTDDIYEHVRFDDVPYATFAQVNPQLADRTLTVNGVSKTFAMTGWRIGYAAGPRDLIKAMEKLQSQTSGNPAAVSQAAAIAALQAPLDFFDAWRTEYQRRRDYIVRKLDGQYGLTCPTPAGAFYVYPSCAALIGKRTPAGKVIGNDSDFVMYLLDEFKVATVQGAAYGVSPAFRISFATSMEIIEKACQRILEACRVLT
- a CDS encoding 2-hydroxycarboxylate transporter family protein, translating into MSWRIGIIPVPLFVMMVVVLTVLYALRKVPGDIVTAIMLLPVGGFACAELGKRTPFVRKFGGASIFATFIPSALVYYGVLPNEFTNAVTSWTKQSNFLYLCIATIIVGSILGMNRRVLIQGFLRVVVPLGIGSVCAAIVGTLVGTLLGIGAWKTFFFIVVPIMAGGVGEGAIPLSIGYAAVLGHEQGLLFAQVLPAVMLGSLSAILMSGLLDSVGKRYPSLTGNGKLVKLEAGAPISGESVVMTQASASGPIEVATVGVATMLAVCLYMVGYVVQQLYHFPAPVLMLLFAVLLKVGRLLPPDMENGAYRVYRFFATCVNYPLLFAVGVALTPWQELIGAFTVPNLITIAATVATLMASGFVTARWLNMYPVEAAVVNACHSGQGSTGDLAILTAANRLELMPFAQVATRIGGAITVTLALIALRWWS
- a CDS encoding MarR family winged helix-turn-helix transcriptional regulator: MIRIAVVLNRPQNDEAMVRAAGITLDRALFPLLVRIERKGPIGVGELADGVGRDYTTVSRQVSKLESLGLTQSEPGAIDRRVRHVTVTAKGKAMTDAIDAARERMGRAIFQDWEEDDVKSLIQLMGRFADGLEGVNQDETE
- a CDS encoding FAD-dependent oxidoreductase, coding for MTSTTSPDVLICGAGAAGLTLAIDLARRGIRARIIEKQPSPFQGSRGKGIQPRTLEVFEDLGVLDRLVATGGSYPPQRVHAADGSSVDSPMMATAPGTPAEPFQQPLMLPQFLTERILRERLAELGAHVDFGCELVAFEQDDAGVTVQLRGPQGDEVLCTRYLVGADGGRSFVRKCLGIDFPGKTLGVRAVVADVVLTGLDRDAWHRFQDGDPKRQLAICPLAGTDLFQVQAPIPPDIDVDLSAAGLAALVRARTGRDDIQVHTVHWASAYEMNARLADRYRVGRALLVGDAGHIHPPTGGQGLNTSVQDAYNLGWKLAAIAGGAADELLDTYEAERRPVAAQMLGLSTRLLDEAKAGQMRRGREVQQLDIGYPASALALEHPARSAGVHAGDRAPDARLIGAAGQPRRLFDLFRGPHWTLLGFGSHSADIAPRAGLRIHRIGETDELRDDAGHFRAAYAPRDGEWTLVRPDGYIGAIIAAQDVSELEDYLVRLGLGHVGTTAS
- a CDS encoding IclR family transcriptional regulator codes for the protein MSDVMNEDASGDGAEKKDALYVAAVERAMRVLEAFASKPGDLGLTELADMTGLGKSAAQRFVYTWEKLGYLVREPASRRLRLTSKAVELGHSYLKGDPLIAQVAPHLATLRDQFGLAVNLSVRRGDDMVYLLRLPSHELTLAEMLPGRRLPAWSNASGRMLLTTSSDDELRAIFKRQPPLAFTPRTTTDLETLLAQIARARTNGYVITEHQVHMHQIAVAILATVSSGAQVAIGVATSMGDYSTKRVEAELVPALFKTAAALHAA